A portion of the Actomonas aquatica genome contains these proteins:
- a CDS encoding non-canonical purine NTP pyrophosphatase → MNKPSTLFLASGNAHKVRELQELADLAGLPVSIKSAREVGGMPPVVEDTGTFEGNAHKKAVALLPLLPAGGWALADDSGICVDHLEGGPGVESAYFAGPEGDDGANLAKLIDVMRGVPAEQRGAHYVCVLVLLGPDGERFDFIGRCHGRLLDEPAGSGGFGYDPFFAPTGYDRSFGLLPPEVKQRLSHRAQAWRELESWLRAE, encoded by the coding sequence ATGAATAAACCCAGCACGCTGTTTCTCGCCTCTGGCAATGCGCACAAAGTGCGTGAGCTGCAGGAGCTGGCCGACCTTGCCGGTTTGCCTGTATCCATAAAATCAGCACGCGAAGTCGGCGGCATGCCGCCGGTGGTGGAGGATACGGGGACGTTTGAGGGTAACGCCCACAAGAAGGCGGTGGCGTTACTGCCGCTGTTGCCGGCGGGCGGCTGGGCGCTGGCGGACGACAGTGGCATTTGTGTGGACCATCTGGAAGGCGGCCCGGGCGTCGAGTCGGCCTACTTCGCGGGTCCGGAGGGGGACGATGGGGCAAACCTGGCCAAGCTCATCGACGTGATGCGGGGCGTGCCGGCGGAACAGCGCGGTGCCCATTACGTGTGTGTGCTGGTGCTGCTGGGGCCGGATGGTGAGCGGTTCGACTTCATTGGTCGCTGCCACGGGCGGCTGCTCGACGAACCGGCGGGCAGCGGTGGCTTTGGCTACGATCCCTTCTTTGCGCCGACCGGTTATGATCGCAGCTTTGGGCTGCTGCCACCGGAGGTGAAACAACGCCTGAGCCACCGGGCGCAGGCGTGGCGGGAGTTGGAATCCTGGTTGCGGGCTGAGTAA
- a CDS encoding sensor histidine kinase: MSPLTRLLTFSVVVLLVLITVTLGAQAWLRQQEVHILRSAKADLAEQLQAGITLTGGVDATWDEARLTRLSQVTGTSLSVLDRPPPAADDELGPFQFFQELPGERWLVAAHPAPAGTRIHRLLQRVVLALGVFALLIMAALVVTVGMRPLRDRETRSPFAARERDMRSLSLLARTSLRQQAELDQERDERIRAEADARHRLQLLNRALEEKIRIGRDLHDGVIQSLYAAGLTLQAAQQLSTTDSAQAGTRLQSALELINRTIADIRSYIAGLSPRQVRRESLHQALTEIVEELRAGRPLELECQIDERVSTALSDDQLTETTQIVREAVSNALRHGGAQKLWLALNAVDTGAELSLRDDGIGFDLNQQNSPRGHGLANMQARAERAGGSFEMVSSLGGGTAIRVSWPTVNAS, encoded by the coding sequence ATGTCTCCCCTCACCCGCCTGCTCACCTTCTCGGTCGTTGTCCTGCTGGTGTTGATCACGGTCACGCTCGGTGCCCAGGCCTGGCTGCGCCAGCAGGAGGTGCACATCCTGCGCTCCGCCAAGGCGGATCTCGCCGAGCAATTGCAGGCTGGGATCACGCTCACCGGCGGCGTCGACGCCACGTGGGACGAGGCCCGCCTGACGCGCCTCTCGCAGGTGACCGGCACCAGTTTGAGCGTGCTCGATCGCCCGCCGCCCGCCGCGGACGACGAGTTGGGTCCGTTTCAATTTTTCCAGGAGCTACCCGGCGAACGCTGGCTCGTGGCGGCCCATCCCGCGCCCGCCGGCACTCGCATCCACCGCCTCTTGCAGCGCGTCGTGCTGGCATTGGGCGTGTTTGCACTCCTGATCATGGCGGCCCTGGTCGTGACCGTTGGCATGCGCCCGCTGCGCGATCGCGAAACGCGCTCCCCCTTCGCCGCTCGCGAACGCGATATGCGCAGCCTGTCCCTACTCGCCCGCACTTCCCTGCGCCAACAAGCCGAGCTCGACCAGGAGCGCGACGAACGCATCCGCGCGGAGGCCGACGCCCGCCACCGCCTGCAACTGCTCAATCGGGCCCTCGAGGAAAAAATCCGCATCGGCCGCGATCTGCACGATGGCGTGATCCAGTCCCTCTACGCCGCTGGTCTCACGCTGCAGGCCGCACAACAACTCTCCACGACCGATTCCGCCCAAGCCGGCACCCGCCTGCAGAGCGCCTTGGAACTCATCAACCGCACCATCGCCGACATTCGCTCCTACATCGCCGGCCTATCACCTCGCCAAGTGCGCCGCGAAAGCCTGCACCAGGCCCTCACCGAAATCGTGGAGGAGCTGCGTGCTGGTCGTCCGCTCGAACTGGAATGCCAGATCGACGAACGCGTCTCCACCGCTCTCTCCGACGACCAACTCACCGAAACCACTCAGATCGTGCGGGAAGCAGTCAGCAACGCGCTCCGGCACGGAGGCGCGCAAAAACTCTGGCTCGCGCTGAACGCAGTCGATACCGGCGCCGAATTGTCGCTGCGTGACGACGGAATCGGCTTCGACCTCAACCAGCAGAATTCACCCCGCGGCCACGGCCTCGCCAACATGCAGGCTCGCGCCGAACGCGCCGGCGGTTCATTCGAAATGGTGAGCTCGCTCGGCGGCGGCACCGCCATTCGCGTCTCCTGGCCCACCGTTAACGCATCATGA
- a CDS encoding response regulator has translation MNSDSPTSSAPRPVSVVIVDDSEVVRAGLSALLGASALIEVLGEGRDVASGLAAVAQYRPDVVILDIRLPDGTGFDACRRICQSNTETRVLILTSVEDEEMVDNAIRAGAHGYLLKEINGTALIDAIRSIAAGKSILDPAITARVLSLMRSNTPSTRTLVDSLSAQESRVLGLIAEGKTNKEVAMEMGLAEKTVKNYLSTVFEKLHVTRRTQAAALYAQAQAASRT, from the coding sequence ATGAATTCCGACTCCCCCACGTCCTCCGCGCCGCGCCCTGTTTCCGTCGTTATCGTTGATGACAGCGAGGTCGTTCGCGCCGGACTTTCCGCGTTGTTGGGCGCCTCCGCGCTGATCGAGGTTCTCGGCGAAGGTCGCGACGTGGCTTCGGGCTTGGCCGCGGTGGCGCAATACCGTCCCGATGTCGTCATTTTGGACATCCGCCTGCCCGATGGCACGGGGTTCGACGCCTGCCGCCGTATTTGTCAGTCGAATACCGAAACGCGCGTGCTCATCCTCACCTCGGTCGAGGACGAGGAAATGGTCGACAACGCCATCCGTGCCGGCGCCCACGGTTACTTGCTCAAGGAAATCAACGGCACCGCATTGATCGATGCGATTCGTTCGATTGCTGCCGGCAAATCGATCCTCGATCCGGCCATCACTGCCCGCGTGCTGTCGCTCATGCGATCCAACACCCCCTCAACCCGCACTCTGGTCGACAGCCTCTCCGCGCAGGAATCCCGGGTGCTCGGACTCATCGCGGAAGGCAAGACCAACAAGGAGGTCGCGATGGAGATGGGGCTCGCTGAAAAAACTGTAAAAAACTATCTCAGCACCGTCTTCGAAAAGCTTCACGTGACCCGTCGCACCCAGGCCGCTGCCCTCTATGCGCAGGCCCAAGCCGCGTCCCGCACCTAG
- the menD gene encoding 2-succinyl-5-enolpyruvyl-6-hydroxy-3-cyclohexene-1-carboxylic-acid synthase — MSPLDFRNPNSLWSSVLVETLVRCGLRTAVVSPGSRSTPLTMALAAHPAVDAVPVLDERCAGFFALGQARAQHRPVVLVCTSGSAAAHYLPAVIEAHESGVPLIVLSADRPPEMRDCASGQTIDQHKLFGRYATWYHELAVPEPRLELLRYLRQTLRQAWTRASAGGVVQLNAPFRDPLPPLPDDGATAALAESIDDTFWAQPEAPALRPAGLVLHQRGTPSRGVIVAGPAQPADQAAYVEAIANIARQTGWPILADALSPLRHYAPDDVCVVSAYHGILRNERLARELTPRMVIAFEAWPTSKELRAWLEQSQAEMLMLSERAGSHDAMHGKTREIQAPATALVIDGRPPVDPSWAAAWREAEERMRAAFDGWFGETRDTLFEGEVTWRVAQALPDGAQMCVANSMPVRDLEYFWPASARGRRVFFSRGANGIDGTLSTALGVAHGVTAPTVLLTGDLAFLHDSNGLQIAHELKGSLTVIVINNDGGGIFGHLPVAQFEPPFERYFSTPPQLDLAALCAGHRVAHRLIADGAELSAALSALPAAGMQVLEVRTDRRADVATRKRLFRELPRQLD; from the coding sequence ATGAGCCCGCTCGATTTTCGCAACCCCAACAGCCTGTGGAGCTCCGTGCTCGTGGAGACGCTGGTGCGTTGTGGTCTGCGCACCGCGGTGGTTTCGCCGGGGTCACGCTCGACGCCGCTCACGATGGCGCTCGCGGCGCATCCGGCAGTGGATGCTGTGCCCGTGCTTGATGAGCGTTGCGCCGGTTTTTTCGCGCTCGGCCAGGCCCGCGCCCAACATCGTCCAGTGGTGCTGGTCTGCACCAGTGGCAGTGCGGCGGCGCACTATTTGCCGGCGGTCATCGAGGCGCATGAGTCGGGTGTGCCGCTTATCGTGCTGAGCGCCGATCGTCCGCCGGAGATGCGTGATTGCGCGTCGGGCCAGACCATCGACCAACATAAACTTTTTGGCCGCTACGCCACGTGGTATCATGAACTGGCCGTGCCGGAGCCGCGGCTCGAACTGCTGCGGTATCTGCGGCAAACGCTGCGCCAGGCGTGGACCCGTGCCAGCGCCGGTGGCGTCGTGCAACTGAATGCGCCGTTTCGGGATCCGCTGCCGCCCCTGCCGGATGATGGCGCGACGGCGGCTCTGGCCGAATCGATCGACGACACGTTCTGGGCGCAACCGGAAGCTCCGGCGCTGCGCCCGGCGGGACTGGTTTTGCATCAGCGCGGCACGCCGAGTCGGGGCGTGATCGTAGCCGGCCCGGCCCAACCGGCCGATCAGGCCGCCTACGTGGAGGCGATTGCGAACATCGCGCGTCAGACCGGCTGGCCGATTCTCGCGGATGCGTTGTCACCACTACGGCACTACGCGCCGGACGACGTATGCGTGGTGTCGGCTTACCACGGCATCCTGCGCAACGAACGCCTCGCCCGCGAACTCACGCCACGCATGGTCATCGCTTTCGAAGCCTGGCCAACGAGCAAGGAGTTGCGTGCATGGTTGGAGCAGTCGCAGGCCGAGATGCTGATGTTGAGCGAACGCGCGGGCAGTCACGACGCCATGCACGGCAAGACCCGCGAGATCCAGGCTCCGGCGACGGCGCTGGTGATCGATGGTCGGCCGCCGGTGGATCCGAGTTGGGCCGCGGCGTGGCGCGAAGCGGAGGAGCGGATGCGGGCGGCGTTTGACGGCTGGTTTGGCGAAACGCGTGACACCTTGTTTGAAGGCGAAGTGACGTGGCGCGTGGCGCAGGCTTTGCCGGACGGCGCGCAGATGTGCGTCGCCAACAGCATGCCGGTGCGCGACCTGGAGTATTTTTGGCCGGCGTCGGCGCGCGGGCGACGCGTCTTCTTTAGCCGCGGCGCAAACGGCATCGACGGCACCTTGTCGACCGCGCTTGGCGTGGCGCATGGCGTGACGGCGCCGACGGTTTTGCTGACTGGTGACCTGGCTTTTCTGCACGACAGCAATGGCCTGCAGATCGCGCACGAGTTGAAGGGCAGTCTGACGGTGATCGTCATCAACAACGATGGCGGCGGCATCTTTGGGCACCTGCCAGTAGCGCAATTCGAGCCACCGTTTGAGCGCTATTTTTCGACTCCCCCGCAGCTCGATCTGGCGGCGTTGTGTGCGGGTCACCGCGTGGCGCATCGGTTGATCGCCGATGGCGCGGAACTCAGCGCGGCGCTGAGTGCGTTGCCTGCGGCCGGGATGCAGGTGCTGGAAGTGCGCACGGATCGTCGCGCCGATGTGGCGACACGCAAACGGCTGTTCCGCGAGCTGCCGCGTCAGCTTGATTGA
- a CDS encoding MBL fold metallo-hydrolase: MKLYVIPAGPIQTNAYLLTDSDRGEAILIDAPGGIWAKIAPQLQADGVALKALWITHGHWDHTQGGAEVVREANPHVVAHADDKALIETPEIMEGFMGEKLGLEPIPVDQWVEQGDMLEALGVNFEVRHVPGHCPGNIMFVLAAAGAAFVGDAVFAGSVGRTDLPGGSLDVLTKSIREQIYTLPDEMVLYPGHGQATTVGNEKQSNPYVRPE; the protein is encoded by the coding sequence ATGAAGTTGTATGTGATTCCGGCGGGGCCGATCCAAACCAACGCGTATTTGCTGACCGACTCCGACCGCGGTGAGGCGATCCTGATCGATGCCCCGGGAGGCATCTGGGCCAAGATCGCGCCGCAGCTGCAGGCGGATGGCGTTGCCCTCAAGGCCCTGTGGATCACTCACGGGCACTGGGATCATACCCAAGGCGGCGCCGAAGTCGTGCGGGAGGCGAATCCACACGTGGTCGCTCACGCGGACGACAAGGCGTTGATCGAAACGCCGGAGATCATGGAAGGCTTCATGGGCGAGAAGCTCGGCCTCGAGCCCATCCCGGTCGACCAGTGGGTCGAGCAAGGCGACATGTTGGAGGCGCTGGGCGTGAATTTTGAGGTCCGCCACGTGCCGGGACATTGCCCGGGCAACATCATGTTTGTGCTGGCAGCGGCGGGGGCGGCGTTTGTCGGCGATGCCGTTTTCGCCGGCAGTGTGGGCCGCACGGATCTGCCGGGCGGTTCGCTAGACGTGCTGACGAAGTCGATCCGCGAGCAGATTTACACCCTCCCGGACGAGATGGTTCTTTATCCCGGCCACGGCCAAGCGACCACCGTCGGCAACGAAAAACAGAGCAACCCCTATGTCCGACCCGAATAA
- the leuB gene encoding 3-isopropylmalate dehydrogenase yields MSKLRFAVLPGDYIGPEVMTEALRVLQAAATPAGLELEYQIADVGGAGIDNHGKALPDSTLEVCRSADAILFGSVGGPKWETLPPKDQPERAALLPLRKAFSLFANIRPGLLYSELTDASPLKTERIPDGIDIVCIRELTGGIYFGQPKTTTELENGEFQALDTMVYKTSEIERIAEVAAVTAKARGGRVCSVDKANVLETSVLWRKTVTAYFAKHHPELELSHMYVDNAAMQLARDPNQFDVLFTENMFGDILSDEMAVICGSLGMMSSASLGTGNNSHGHPFGLYEPAGGTAPDIAGKGVANPCAQILSGAMMLRYSFGQNELAAKIEAAVKKTVTADGLRTGDIAFGRNPVGTTAMADAIIANL; encoded by the coding sequence ATGTCGAAACTCCGCTTTGCTGTTCTCCCAGGTGACTACATCGGCCCCGAGGTTATGACCGAGGCCCTCCGCGTGCTCCAAGCTGCCGCCACTCCGGCCGGCCTCGAGCTCGAGTATCAAATCGCCGATGTTGGCGGCGCGGGCATCGACAACCACGGCAAAGCCCTCCCCGACTCCACCCTCGAGGTCTGCCGCTCCGCCGACGCCATCCTCTTCGGCTCCGTCGGCGGTCCGAAGTGGGAAACCCTCCCGCCCAAGGACCAACCCGAGCGCGCCGCCCTGCTGCCGCTGCGCAAGGCCTTCTCCCTCTTCGCCAACATCCGCCCCGGCCTGCTCTACAGCGAGCTCACCGACGCCTCCCCGCTCAAGACCGAGCGCATCCCCGACGGCATCGACATCGTCTGCATCCGCGAGCTCACCGGCGGCATCTACTTCGGCCAGCCCAAGACCACCACCGAGCTTGAGAACGGCGAGTTCCAGGCGCTCGACACCATGGTTTACAAGACCTCCGAGATCGAACGCATCGCCGAGGTCGCGGCCGTCACCGCCAAAGCCCGCGGTGGCCGCGTCTGCTCGGTCGACAAAGCCAACGTGCTCGAGACCTCCGTCCTCTGGCGCAAGACCGTCACCGCCTACTTCGCCAAGCACCACCCCGAGCTCGAGCTCAGCCACATGTATGTCGACAACGCCGCCATGCAGCTGGCCCGCGATCCCAACCAGTTCGACGTGCTCTTCACCGAAAACATGTTCGGCGACATCCTCTCCGACGAGATGGCCGTCATCTGCGGCTCCCTCGGCATGATGAGCAGCGCCTCCCTCGGCACCGGCAACAACAGCCACGGCCATCCTTTCGGCCTCTATGAACCGGCCGGCGGCACTGCCCCCGACATCGCCGGCAAGGGGGTCGCCAATCCCTGCGCCCAGATCCTCTCCGGCGCCATGATGCTGCGCTACTCCTTCGGCCAAAACGAACTCGCCGCCAAGATCGAAGCCGCCGTAAAGAAGACCGTCACCGCCGACGGCCTCCGCACCGGCGACATCGCCTTCGGCCGCAACCCCGTCGGCACCACCGCCATGGCCGACGCCATCATTGCGAATCTTTGA
- a CDS encoding isochorismate synthase, producing MKVLPLQPADHASPEALQAFLAQCQAAAQRDGRERLVSIGITVDALDPLAVLEAIYEPGHPHFYAEHPSNATAIAGAEIAAHFTAEGADRFAQLQRWTDDLFDRTIAVGPVDAPFGGPHVFVAAAFGDQAEAGEPFPSLTAFVPRWQVARAGAVTTAVANVPVAPDADLAALSERVWRAHARFGAFSIAGADAAAPREPRHWTRCESTDYRSAVSAAVERINAGEFQKIVLARALDLQADTALHPLQVLDSLRQRFPDCFAFSVANGKGQSFIGASPERLGRVSQGVLEADVLAGTIRRGRGAMDDAAAGASLMASEKDRHEHQVVLDSVKRRLETLGLAVEHATEPVLRKLANVQHLHTPVRARLPEGVRLLDAVAQLHPTPAVGGSPREAAVAAIRDLEGFPRGLYAGAIGWMNAKGGGEFLVGIRSALVEGDRARLYSGAGIVAGSEPDKEFAETELKAQALLNALQPPQ from the coding sequence ATGAAAGTCCTGCCGCTCCAGCCTGCTGATCACGCATCACCGGAAGCGCTGCAGGCTTTCCTCGCGCAATGCCAAGCCGCCGCGCAGCGCGACGGCCGTGAACGGCTCGTGAGCATCGGCATTACTGTCGATGCGCTCGATCCGCTCGCGGTGCTCGAAGCGATCTACGAACCGGGGCACCCGCACTTTTACGCCGAGCATCCTTCCAACGCCACGGCCATCGCCGGCGCCGAGATCGCCGCCCACTTCACGGCCGAGGGGGCCGACCGCTTCGCGCAGCTGCAGCGTTGGACCGACGACCTCTTCGACCGCACCATCGCGGTGGGTCCGGTCGACGCGCCGTTTGGCGGTCCGCACGTGTTTGTCGCGGCGGCCTTTGGCGACCAAGCCGAAGCGGGCGAACCGTTCCCGTCACTCACCGCCTTCGTGCCGCGTTGGCAGGTTGCACGGGCCGGCGCCGTCACCACCGCGGTGGCCAATGTGCCGGTCGCGCCCGATGCCGATCTCGCGGCCCTGAGCGAACGCGTCTGGCGTGCCCATGCGCGCTTCGGGGCGTTCAGTATCGCTGGCGCCGATGCCGCTGCGCCGCGCGAACCGCGGCACTGGACCCGTTGCGAATCGACCGATTATCGCAGTGCCGTTTCCGCCGCGGTGGAACGAATCAACGCGGGCGAATTTCAAAAGATCGTGTTGGCGCGCGCGCTCGATTTGCAGGCCGACACCGCGCTGCATCCGCTGCAGGTGCTCGACAGCCTGCGCCAGCGTTTCCCGGACTGCTTTGCGTTCTCGGTCGCCAACGGCAAGGGCCAGAGCTTCATCGGCGCGAGTCCGGAGCGGCTCGGTCGCGTAAGCCAGGGCGTGCTCGAAGCCGATGTATTGGCGGGAACCATACGCCGCGGTCGTGGCGCCATGGACGATGCGGCGGCCGGGGCCAGTCTGATGGCCAGCGAGAAGGACCGGCACGAACATCAGGTCGTGCTCGATTCGGTGAAACGCCGACTCGAGACGCTGGGCCTCGCCGTCGAACACGCGACGGAGCCGGTGCTGCGCAAGCTCGCCAACGTGCAGCACCTGCACACGCCCGTGCGGGCGCGCCTCCCGGAAGGTGTGCGCCTGCTCGACGCGGTTGCGCAACTGCATCCCACGCCGGCCGTCGGCGGCTCACCACGCGAAGCGGCGGTGGCGGCGATTCGCGATCTGGAAGGCTTTCCGCGCGGCCTGTATGCGGGCGCGATCGGTTGGATGAATGCCAAGGGCGGCGGTGAGTTCCTGGTCGGCATCCGCTCGGCCCTCGTGGAGGGCGACCGGGCGCGGCTGTATTCCGGCGCGGGCATCGTGGCCGGATCGGAGCCGGACAAGGAGTTTGCCGAAACCGAATTGAAAGCCCAAGCCTTGCTCAACGCCCTGCAGCCGCCGCAATGA
- a CDS encoding type IV pilus modification PilV family protein gives MTLIEVMVAAGILAVVATTMVGIFLQNQRFSYFLGYRSQAITTSLSILEQLRFRQYAEIADVYNAGAAGSVTVSLADPAEADGYRDVIIPVNIRDNTELSPNWTTANITVDPDSNTKLPMKFFLMLKRNYSNSGTKMDVFEVILLFKWRRSAENNDEWETSNVRLVVPNLNPI, from the coding sequence ATGACGTTGATCGAAGTCATGGTGGCCGCCGGCATCCTTGCGGTCGTTGCCACGACCATGGTGGGCATCTTCCTGCAAAACCAACGTTTCAGCTACTTTCTCGGTTATCGCAGCCAGGCCATCACCACCAGCCTCTCCATCCTCGAGCAGCTGCGCTTCCGCCAATATGCCGAGATCGCCGATGTCTACAACGCCGGGGCCGCCGGCTCCGTCACCGTAAGTCTGGCCGACCCCGCCGAAGCCGACGGCTATCGCGACGTGATCATCCCCGTGAACATCCGCGACAACACGGAGCTGAGTCCCAATTGGACCACGGCCAACATCACCGTCGACCCCGACTCCAACACGAAGTTGCCCATGAAGTTCTTCCTCATGCTCAAGCGCAACTACTCCAATTCCGGCACCAAGATGGATGTCTTCGAAGTCATCCTACTCTTCAAGTGGCGACGTTCGGCCGAGAACAACGACGAGTGGGAAACCAGCAACGTGCGCCTCGTCGTCCCCAACCTCAACCCCATCTAG
- the metG gene encoding methionine--tRNA ligase produces the protein MKTFYISTAIDYVNGSPHLGHAYEKVLTDVIARFRRMMGDDVYFLTGTDEHGQKIQQSARAKGIEPQAFVDSIAPQFEEMCAKLEISNDDFIRTTQDRHKQVVCELLQKLYDKGEIYKAEYKGYYSTRQEQFLQEKDRNEDGTWPEIFGEVSEITESNYFFKLSAYQQWLIDHIKSHPDFIFPRYRAKQVLEFLSEPLNDLCISRPKDRLEWGIPLPFDPEFVTYVWFDALTNYYSAVADKPGIWPATFHVIGKDILVPPHAVYWPIMLQASGIELPQSILAHGWWSINGSKMSKSTGNFVEPIEFVDNYGVDALRYFLIREMSVGQDSDFSLDQFLVRYNSELANNLGNLVNRTLNMTNRFADATIPAVADEGEPEAALRALWPKTRDEVIGLFEEFQFNMGLERAFAFITATNAYIEQRAPWKLGKSEDPVDQALLRTALATMAEALRLGASLLLAVIPGSVAKIHGVLGYSAEGDWKSQLEWDHRLTGNAVEKTCILFPRPEKKS, from the coding sequence ATGAAGACCTTCTACATCTCAACCGCGATCGACTACGTGAACGGTTCGCCGCACTTGGGCCATGCCTACGAAAAGGTGCTGACGGACGTTATTGCCCGATTCCGCCGTATGATGGGAGACGACGTCTATTTCCTCACCGGCACCGACGAGCACGGTCAGAAGATCCAGCAAAGCGCCCGCGCCAAGGGCATCGAACCGCAGGCCTTCGTCGACTCGATCGCGCCGCAGTTTGAGGAGATGTGTGCGAAGCTTGAGATCTCCAACGACGACTTCATCCGCACCACCCAGGACCGCCACAAGCAGGTCGTCTGCGAGCTGCTGCAAAAGCTCTACGACAAGGGCGAGATCTACAAAGCCGAATACAAGGGTTACTACTCGACGCGCCAGGAGCAGTTCCTGCAGGAGAAGGACCGCAACGAAGACGGCACCTGGCCGGAAATCTTCGGCGAGGTCTCCGAGATCACCGAGTCCAACTACTTCTTCAAGCTGAGTGCCTACCAGCAGTGGTTGATCGATCACATCAAGTCGCACCCGGATTTCATCTTCCCGCGCTACCGCGCCAAGCAGGTGCTCGAATTCCTCTCGGAGCCGCTCAACGACCTCTGCATCTCGCGCCCGAAGGACCGTCTCGAGTGGGGCATCCCGCTGCCCTTCGATCCGGAGTTTGTGACTTACGTCTGGTTCGACGCGCTCACCAATTACTACTCGGCCGTGGCCGACAAACCCGGCATCTGGCCGGCCACCTTCCACGTGATCGGCAAGGACATCCTCGTCCCGCCGCATGCCGTGTATTGGCCGATCATGCTGCAGGCGTCGGGCATCGAGCTCCCGCAGTCGATCCTCGCCCACGGCTGGTGGTCGATCAACGGCTCCAAGATGTCCAAGAGCACCGGCAACTTCGTCGAGCCGATCGAGTTTGTGGACAATTACGGCGTCGACGCGCTGCGCTATTTCCTCATCCGCGAGATGAGCGTCGGCCAGGACAGCGACTTTTCCCTCGATCAGTTCCTCGTGCGCTACAACAGCGAGCTCGCCAACAACCTCGGCAACCTCGTCAACCGCACGTTGAACATGACCAACCGTTTCGCCGACGCCACCATTCCGGCCGTCGCCGACGAGGGGGAGCCCGAAGCTGCGCTGCGTGCCCTCTGGCCGAAGACCCGCGACGAGGTCATCGGGTTGTTCGAAGAGTTCCAGTTCAACATGGGCCTCGAGCGCGCCTTCGCCTTCATCACCGCGACCAACGCCTACATCGAGCAGCGCGCGCCGTGGAAACTCGGCAAGTCCGAGGACCCCGTCGACCAAGCCCTGCTGCGCACCGCCCTCGCCACCATGGCCGAGGCGCTTCGTCTGGGCGCGTCGCTCCTGCTGGCGGTCATCCCCGGCTCGGTGGCCAAGATCCATGGCGTGCTCGGCTACTCCGCCGAGGGCGACTGGAAGAGCCAACTTGAGTGGGATCACCGCCTCACCGGCAACGCGGTCGAGAAGACCTGCATCCTGTTCCCGCGGCCCGAGAAGAAAAGCTGA
- the ribD gene encoding bifunctional diaminohydroxyphosphoribosylaminopyrimidine deaminase/5-amino-6-(5-phosphoribosylamino)uracil reductase RibD, translated as MSDPNKHESFMQQALALAKRAWGHTHPNPMVGAVIVEDGVVVAEGWHVKDGEAHAERAALSALGRAPKAGATLYVTLEPCSTPGRTGACCDAIIAAGIKHVVVGATDPNPDHAGKGFAVLREAGVEVVTGVLEEVCTDLNLIFNHWITTGHPLLAAKTAVSIDGRIATRTGDSKWITNEQSRADVHHWRRLFPAIAVGAMTVLQDNPRLTARAADGTEWCPRRFVFDGLLRSVVDRYMPAVYTDEFKDRTVVVTTPHGGLGYVRKLRDLGIEVWVIDSDTQQVAFEDFKQRCAAEKITGVYVEGGARLIGEMLRTRELDYLFNYRAPVLMADDRARAGFVGLRTEKLAHALRLRDVKHAAFGDDQLMRGAVVYPERVQVDEALIMR; from the coding sequence ATGTCCGACCCGAATAAGCACGAATCCTTCATGCAGCAGGCGCTCGCGCTGGCGAAGCGTGCGTGGGGGCACACCCATCCCAACCCGATGGTCGGCGCCGTGATCGTGGAGGACGGTGTCGTCGTCGCGGAAGGGTGGCACGTGAAGGACGGCGAAGCCCATGCCGAAAGGGCAGCCCTGTCGGCGCTGGGACGAGCGCCGAAAGCAGGTGCAACGCTCTACGTGACCTTGGAGCCGTGCTCGACGCCGGGGCGCACGGGCGCCTGCTGCGACGCGATCATCGCCGCCGGCATCAAACACGTGGTGGTGGGCGCGACGGATCCAAATCCGGATCACGCGGGCAAGGGCTTTGCCGTGTTACGCGAGGCTGGCGTGGAGGTCGTGACGGGCGTGCTGGAGGAGGTCTGCACGGACCTCAATCTGATCTTCAACCATTGGATCACGACCGGACACCCGCTGCTGGCGGCGAAGACCGCGGTGTCGATCGACGGTCGCATCGCCACGCGCACGGGCGACTCCAAGTGGATCACCAACGAACAGTCGCGGGCTGATGTGCATCACTGGCGGCGCTTGTTTCCCGCGATCGCGGTGGGCGCGATGACGGTGTTGCAGGACAACCCGCGGCTCACGGCGCGCGCGGCCGATGGCACGGAATGGTGTCCGCGGCGATTTGTATTCGATGGGCTATTACGGTCCGTCGTCGATCGTTACATGCCCGCGGTTTACACCGATGAGTTCAAGGATCGCACGGTGGTGGTGACGACGCCGCATGGTGGTCTCGGATATGTGCGCAAACTTCGGGACCTCGGCATCGAAGTCTGGGTGATTGACTCCGACACGCAGCAGGTGGCGTTTGAAGATTTTAAACAACGTTGTGCCGCGGAGAAGATCACGGGTGTTTACGTGGAAGGCGGGGCGCGCCTGATCGGCGAGATGCTGCGCACGCGCGAACTTGATTATCTCTTTAACTATCGGGCGCCCGTGCTGATGGCGGACGACCGGGCGAGGGCGGGGTTCGTCGGTTTGCGCACCGAAAAGCTGGCGCATGCCCTGCGGCTGCGCGACGTGAAGCATGCGGCCTTTGGCGACGATCAGCTCATGCGCGGGGCGGTCGTCTATCCGGAACGGGTGCAGGTGGACGAAGCCCTGATCATGCGCTGA